A region of Mycosarcoma maydis chromosome 15, whole genome shotgun sequence DNA encodes the following proteins:
- a CDS encoding uncharacterized protein (related to ATG18 - Phosphatidylinositol 3,5-bisphosphate-binding protein): MSSSSLPTKSSNALLSVNFNQDHSCIAVGTRDGYSITNCEPFGRVYTNNAGPTSLVEMLFCTSLVALVATSDTDPKSNASPRRLQIVNTKRQSVICELLFPTAILGVKLNRRRLVVVLEQEIYIYDISNMKLLHTIETSPNPMAICALSPSSENCFLAYPSPVASPTSPFSNSGASSSAEANTTAGDVLIFDLLSLSVTNVIQAHKTPISALALNATGTLLATASDKGTVIRVFSIPAAQKLHQFRRGSYAARIYSLNFNAVSTLLAVSSDTETVHIFKLSSGAGAGAKGRSSSNGGESPSLNSFDGSSDSSSPPGSTTNATRGGYEAFMGKHKAAKSNGISGTLRRRSMALGRGITGSVGGYLPNSLTEMWEPSRDFAFLKLPSQGVSSVVALSSTTPHVMVVTSEGYFYSYAIDLEHGGECILMKQYSLIDPDLDTTSTARSDTATPSLAD, from the coding sequence atgtcgagctcgtcgctccCCACCAAATCGTCCAACGCTCTGCTTTCAGTCAACTTCAACCAAGACCACTCGTGCATCGCGGTGGGCACGCGCGATGGCTACTCAATCACCAACTGCGAACCGTTCGGTCGCGTATACACCAACAATGCTGGCCCCAcatcgctcgtcgagatgctcttcTGCACATCGCTTGTTGCGCTCGTAGCAACGTCGGATACCGACCCCAAGAGCAACGCTTCACCACGTCGCTTACAGATTGTCAACACCAAACGACAATCGGTAATctgcgagctgctcttccCCACCGCTATCCTGGGCGTCAAACTCAACCGAAGACgtttggtggtggtgttggaACAAGAGATCTACATCTATGACATTAGCAACATGAAGTTGTTACATACCATCGAGACCAGTCCGAACCCCATGGCCATCTGCGCACTATCGCCGTCGTCTGAAAACTGCTTTTTGGCGTATCCTTCGCCTGTGGCTAGCCCCACGAGTCCCTTTTCCAACTCGGGCGcgtccagcagcgccgaggCGAATACCACAGCAGGCGACGTGCTGATCTTTGacctgctctcgctctcggtcACCAACGTGATCCAAGCGCACAAGACGCCCATCTCAGCGCTAGCCTTGAACGCAACCGGTACGCTACTTGCCACCGCGAGCGACAAGGGAACCGTGATACGCGTGTTCAGCATCCCAGCCGCGCAGAAATTGCATCAGTTCCGAAGGGGAAGTTATGCGGCGAGGATCTACAGTCTCAACTTCAACGCGGTCAGTACGTTGTTGGCAGTCAGCTCCGATACCGAGACGGTGCACATCTTTAAGCTCTCGAGTGGCGCAGGAGCCGGGGCCAAGGGTAGGAGTTCGAGCAACGGTGGCGAGTCACCGTCGTTGAACTCGTTCGATGGCAGCTCGGATAGCTCGTCACCACCCGGTTCAACCACCAACGCCACTCGCGGTGGCTACGAAGCGTTCATGGGAAAGCACAAGGCGGCCAAGTCAAACGGCATCAGTGGAACGCTACGACGCAGAAGCATGGCTCTCGGTCGAGGTATCACCGGTTCCGTCGGAGGCTACCTGCCGAACAGCTTGACCGAAATGTGGGAGCCAAGTCGAGACTTTGCGTTTCTCAAATTACCCTCTCAGGgcgtcagcagcgtcgtAGCAttgagcagcaccacccCGCACGTCATGGTCGTCACGAGCGAAGGCTACTTTTACAGCTACGCCATCGACCTCGAACACGGCGGCGAGTGTATCTTGATGAAGCAGTACTCTTTGATCGATCCCGATCTCGATACCACTTCAACAGCCAGGAGCGATACCGCCACCCCATCTCTTGCTGATTGA